A part of Drosophila bipectinata strain 14024-0381.07 chromosome 3L, DbipHiC1v2, whole genome shotgun sequence genomic DNA contains:
- the ATPsynCF6L gene encoding ATP synthase-coupling factor 6, mitochondrial produces MNRMFSRLATSSLIWRRSFSISTVRPKDACYKAFEDKVREYRLKSPDGKPVDPTPEYYQELEEALAKLAETYGGGKDVDLLEFPKFQIPDIEIDPISVLDLPENKPKKDEGGKTIEAKEAKGKKGDPKKGKDDKDKKAKAGGKDDKKDKKDKPKSDEKKK; encoded by the exons ATGAATAGAATGTTTTCCCGACTTGCAACTTCGAGCCTTATTTGGCGTCGCAGCTTTTCCATTTCGACTGTTCGACCAAAGGATGCCTGCTATAAGGCCTTTGAGGATAAGGTACGTGAATACCGCCTTAAGAGTCCCGATGGCAAGCCAGTCGATCCTACTCCCGAATACTACCAAGAGTTGGAGGAGGCCCTTGCCAAGTTGGCCGAGACCTATGGCGGGGGCAAAGACGTGGACTTGCTCGAGTTTCCGAAATTTCAAATACCCGATATAGAAATTGATCCCATTTCGGTTTTGGATCT TCCCGAGAACAAACCAAAGAAGGACGAAGGGGGCAAGACTATTGAGGCCAAGGAGGCCAAAGGTAAAAAAGGCGATCCCAAGAAGGGCAAAGATGATAAGGACAAGAAGGCGAAAGCCGGAGGGAAAGACGATAAGAAAGACAAGAAAGATAAACCAAAATCcgatgaaaagaaaaaataa